The following nucleotide sequence is from Citrus sinensis cultivar Valencia sweet orange chromosome 6, DVS_A1.0, whole genome shotgun sequence.
aatcaataattaaaccTAGAAACATTAATAGTTACAGCATGTGATTATTAACTAAACTATGTATTGGAAATTCAGATATAGACAAAAATGATTGTCAGATCtaacaatataaaatgaaacaaatgaaATCAATGGTGAATATTGAgatccaaaacaaaatttcctGCCAAGTCCAATTTTCCTGGTCTATGAATGGAGGCTAAAATGATTGAGAAATGATCTATTAGCtatttgacaaaaaattaagagaaatcTAGATCCAGAAATTCTCTAAACACAAATACTAACTTGAGCATCAAAGTGCCCTTTGTAGGTACAAATTCGCATTAGtttatccaaatcttcaaGAACAACATGTCAACTTTAGAATTCACAAGGAAAATGGGTATAATTCACTATCTATTTCTTCCTTAATCATTTGAAATTGGACAATTAAATGTTTTATGAACCttcattgaaattaaaaataataattaattaaaaacaactatttttcccttttctctCAGGCTCtcaataaatgaaattttcatcTCTCacatttctcttaatttttttaattaattcaaaaattgaatcaaatatTACTTCTAATCAAATTCCAaattgaaactaaataaaattttagattattacacaaaatcaaaacttatATCAATCAAttgttcataaaatttaacaaaacctAACATTGAAACTCATCATATATTGGTGGAGGCAATGAGTCAATTGATGGTTAAGAAGATATATTATGGTGGTGATAGTAGTGGTAATGAACTTGTTGTTGATGAAATGGTAAAGTGATGGTCACGAAGAAAAGAGGGAGGGAATTGagagagaataaaacaaataataataataatattttttggttttttactGAGAATAATTCTATAAAGTATTAAGATAAATTGAATAGTGAAGAGTAGTAATATAGTTTGAAGGGATCATATATCATTTCTCTCTTAATCCATATGAATTCAAGGCCCAGTCCGTTATTGGCCTCGTGCTAAACCTCTGTTGTGCTGTACACATTATCATTTACCCTTAGTTAATGCATAATCTCTCCATCACTTGAAAACTATGCACACCTCATTTTAGATATATCTTCTCTATAGTTGTGAAActtgcattttaaaaaaaaaaattaacaagaagGTAGCTGATCCTTAATTTTGTATATCATTCGAATAGccacatttattttcaaaattcccATTTAAGAGAGTGGAGACCATTAAACTTGTATATAGTTTGTGTGTTTTCAAATTCTAAGAAACTATATAAAGAAACCCTATTGGGATGGTCGtcgataaaacaaaaaacactAAGAGATTGGAATTTGTAAATTGTGTCTAGTTAATGAGATTTTAGagataaagagagaaaatgagaTAGAATGGGAAAgatagataaattattttatggagAAACTAAAATGTATTTTCGAAACCCTTCAAAAACGGTTTTTTGAGGATTACATAAGGCAGTTATCACCATCACTCAAATATAGTCTCTAACCAAATCACATATATGGGCACTACAAAGTTATATTGGGCTCGTGTTGAACCCTACCAatctatttcaaaattttcaccaATATCtgtaattaatcatttttttaaaatcttaagaaaataatttttttaaaaaaaatatatatatatatatattcaatataattttactaattttttttacgtTTGTTGGAGCTCAGACAATATTTACATCTCattaagaaaaagagttaaaattaataaatataaagaatatAAAGATGATTAAAAGCAGGAAGTTAAAATCGTAATTGGCGAGTACATTAATCTCATTCTTGTATCATACATTTACACAATATAAAGATAAACTCTTcttattacaaataaaataacccccaaaaaaaaaaaaaagagtttagtTCGTTGTTGTCGTTGCGTGAGTAGTATTTTGAGGTGTCCTCTGGAGGCTGACCAATGAATAGTAAGCTCCTGTGGGTCCCATTGCCAACAAAGATTGGTGGGTCCCTTTCTCTGCCACGTGCCCTTTATCTAACACCGCAATTATATCACAATTTTGAATGGTACTTAACCTGTGTGCTACCACCACACTTGTTCTCCCCACCATCAAACGCTCAAGTGCTTCTTGTACCACTTTCTCTGACTGACTATCAAGTGCGCTGGTCGCTTCATCCAGCAACAAGACTGCAGGATTTTTCAATATGGCACGAGCTATTGCAATGCGCTGCTTTTGGCCTCCGGATAGCTGCAATCCCCTGTCTCCACACCACGTGTCATAACCTTCGTTCAATCCAGCAATAAAATCATGTGCATTGGCTGCCTTTGCTGCTTCAACGATCTCTGATTCATCGATTTCATCTGATGCTCCGTATGCGATGTTTTCTCTAATAGTCCCTGCAAACAGAGTCGGCTCTTGACTAACAAGTGCAATATGTCTCCTTAGTGACCTAAGATGGTATGATCTGATGTCGCGATCATCAATTTTCACATCACCCTTTAAAGGGTCATAAAACCGTTCGATCAAGCCAATGATGGTCGATTTCCCAGACCCACTTTGTCCCACCAATGCCGTTGATTTTCCAGCTTCAATTTTGATTGAGAAGCCTTCGAAGATCATCACATCAGGTCTAGCAGGGTATGCGAAATGGACATTCTGAAGTTCGATATTGCCTGTTATCCTTTCGGGCTGGTGTCCTTCAGGATCTTCAGGCTCAATTTTCGTGTATCGGTCCATTACAGCAAAAACCGACCCTACGGCATCTGAGCCTTTGGCAAAGTCCGTAGTCATGCTACCTGCATCCGCGATGACCCGCCCCGTACTAACAAGTATCATGAAGGTTTCAAAAAGGGCTTTAGAGCTGATGTATCCATCCGCAACGAGCCTGCCCCCGTACCAGAAGTCCAGAGCCCAAGTGCATGATGCTAGGCTCTGGGAAAAGGCAAGGCCTATACCTGCATACCATGACTGTCGTATACTCTCTCTTCGCGGGCCCTGCTGGGCCTTCTCGAGCATTTTCAGGATTCTGTGTTGGGAGGAAAACGCAGTGATGGTTCTGAGATTAGACACAGCTTCGGCAGCAAGCTTGCTGCTTTCGGCTTGGGCTTTTATGGCCTTGTTTGACATGCTCCTAAGCAGTACCCGTCTAGCGTAGAAGCATATAATGACTAGAGGCTGAACTGCAATCATCACCAATGCAAGCCTCCAGGCAATGAATAGGCCCATTGTGAAAGCTATGATTACCGCAGAAATCGTCTGTACAAGCAGAGCCGTACGATCACCCACCAAAGACCTCACCTGCCACAAACAAAATGCATAACTAACCCACAAATTTGTGCTTACTTGCTTTCTTAAAAAAGGTGCTTTTTATAGCATTAATCTTCCAAAATACTGCTTACCACATTGGCATCCTTTGCAAGTCGAGAGCAAATGGCACCACTTGAATTCTCATCTTGATCAAACCAACCAACTTCAAAAGTGAAAATCTTTGAAAGCATCCTCTCCCTGATCCTCTTAGTCAAGTGCTCACCCATGTAAGCAAAATTGTAATGCTGGATAATGTTAATCACAAGAGTAAATACCGCAAGCCCAAGGAAACAAAAAGCATAAATACTTGTCTTCTTTTTAATCTCATCATGATCTGTCAAGAAATACACTGATATCATAGACCCCATGGCAAATGCATAAATTGGCTGCACTGCACCAAATAAAGTTGCACCAACACAACCCAATGTTGCTTGTTTCCATTCTGGCGCATTCAAAGCTACCAATCTCCTGAATGATGGCACAGGCAATTTCTTGATGTCCTCTTCATTGCTTTGTGAAGCGCCTCGGCCCTGAGCAAATGAATTGGCTGAACTTGAAAGACTGACAATTGAAAGTCTCCGGCTGCTTGTGCTGTTCATGTCCATGTTTGATGATTTAGAAGCCAAGCTGTGCATGGTTGCATTATTGTTGTCGTCTGGGGTTGTTGTCTGAAGACGAACAAGTGAAGTGTAAAGGCCACTTTCGGCTTGTATGAGCTCATCATGGGATCCTGTTTCCATGACTTGCCCATCTTGGACCACGGCGATGACATCGGCATTACGGATAGTGGAGAGCCGGTGGGCGATGATGATTGTGGTCCGGCCAACGACGGCCTTGTCTAAGGCTTCTTGGACAACGCGTTCGGATTCAGAGTCAAGTGCACTTGTTGCCTCGTCTAAGAGAAGGATTCTTGGTGCCTTGATTATTGCTCTTGCAATTGCTATTCTCTGCTTTTGGCCCCCTGACATTTGGACTCCTCTCTCACCAACCTGTGCAAAATGGTCAccgtaaaaattaaaaatttaaataaattctttagTAGAAAAGACAAATCccattttgaaatatatatataccccACATAGATAGAATTTATTCACAAATATATAATAGTCGTAATGAGGTACATGAACATGGGTGCTCATTTTAAGAAAGTGAAGcaattgcaataaataaagaagtaGATGACGTGGAGAATAGAGATTACGCCAAAATTGACAATACTGTGgtttactttaataaaattaataaacaacaaaacatTGACATTGTAACTTGAATAGAGCAAGTGCTATGTATTTTATATTGCGATGAATCTTTTTCAggctttatattttttttgaggAGAAGCATTGAATTGAAAGATGCTATTccattttttctattatatgAATGGCTAGCTAGGAGACAGGTAGAACTAACCTGGGTATCATATTGTTGAGGCAACTGACGGATGAAATTATGAGCATTTGATGTTTTTGCTGCTTCAATGACCTCTTCCATTGAAGCATCTTCCTTGCCAAAAAGTATATTTTCCTTAATTGATGTGGCAAATAGTGCTGGCTCTTGGCTTACCAAACCCATTTGTGACCTTAGCCATTTGAGCTGTAACTTATCGATAGAAACTCCATCCAAAATTATTTCTCCCCCAAGTGGTGCATAAAATCTTTGTAATAATGCTATTACTGTTGATTTTCCCGAGCCACTACCACCAACTAATGCCACAGTCTTTCCTGCTGGAATTGTTAGGCAAAAGTCTTTAAAGATTATGCTTTCAGGCCTTGATGGGTATGCAAATTGTACGCACTTGAATTCAACTTCACCCAAaacattttccaaaatttcaccTTCCATGCTATCTGAATCTATCTTGGGAACCCTTTTTATCATCTCCATTATTCGTTCTCCGGCTGCCATTGCTTCAGAAAAGTACTTCAAGTTCGGTAATCCAGCTCCTAATGCTCTGATtaacaaaacataattataagTACCAATGAATTAGCAATTAGTTATTATATAAGAATGTTTATACAAAGGGTAAAGGAACTTACAGGCCCCCCACGGCAATGGAGGCGCCAACGGCAAAAACGGTCCCTCCTTGAGCACCATGGTACATGACCATTCTGCTACCGTAATAACACAAGAAGGACCAAATACCAAATGTAACTCCATTGCTACCGATGGCCAATCCTTTAGCCAAACCTTGCTTTAACCCCAATTGCACAGAGCCTTGTAAAGCGGAAGAGAATTCAATGCTGGTTTTACTTTCACCAACGAAGGCATAAACTGTTCTTATAGAAGATATTGCTTGTTCTGCAATTGTACCAGCCTTATTGTACTCATCTCTCATCTTTCTTGCTAACGACATCAAAGTCCTTCCATACATGAATCCAGGAATCACCAGCAGCACAACAAAAGGAAACCCTACAATTGCTAGTCTCCATAGCATCAAGAACGCCACTAAGTAGCAGCCAAAGAATAAGGAAGCATTCATCACAAAGTTTGGCAGCTGTCACAAGTTTAGACATagtaattaagtaattatcAGCAAAGAACTAATACTAAGCAGTCctttaaatttaaagtaaCTTTCATCTCTGAAAAGAATATACAAGTACTTTCCTAGTTCAATGAAAAGTACTTTTTGAATTTACTCTAAACCAAAAGGTTACCTTTTCACTAATAACATCTTGAATCACAAGACTATCATTGGAAACGCTTGTGATGACCTCTGCAGTGCTTGTAACATGCAAATCGAAGTAACCCACATCTTGCCTTAACACTGCTTTCAAATATCTTGCTCTCATCCTTGTTGCTTGCCTTTCGCCTGTTCTTGTCCAACAATATCCCTCTAAAagttccaaaaagaaaaaacaacacTCCTTTAAGATTCTAACTTATAAAGAATTCTTAAGAAAATactgttaaatttatttttttaaaattacctaGAAAACAAGCAACCCATGATCCCAAAGCCAAGTACAACAGATGTACTGTATTCTGTCAcacaaaaatatgaaaatctAGCAATTAGTCTCTTATTGCATAAACgatagaaaatatatatatatatttttttaaaaaaaaaaaaaagggagaaaatgaaaaatataaatgaaccTTGTTAATATTATGTGTGAAGACATCGATGGGGACATTAGATACATCACCAATATTGTTCATGAATTTACTTGTTAGAAACAGCACCAAAGGTGTAGAGAACCCATCACCAATGGCTCCGATGTACCCTAAAACCATAAAAAACATATCTACGCCGTCCGCATGCATGAAAATGGATCGAAATGACccattttttgtctttgtaACCTCACTACTACCTCTGGCCTTTTTTTCACCACTCATTTTCAAAGAAGCAACAATTCTGAAAAGCACTTTAATTTGCTTTGGCTAGCCTGGCTTAAACTACGTTGGCTTTTGGCTTCTTGGCTTTCTCCcttgaagttaaaaaaatgggAGAAGTTTATCATGTAATGAGAAACTAACATGCTGAGGTGCTGTATTTATAGGCGTTTTGTGGGAAAATTACTGCACTGTTAAGGCAACAGcatattgaattgaaaatagaGTAGGTGATGCTGATGCATGCTCCAAAATTGAGGCGTTAGTTTATTGATAACATGTGGACAGGTCTACGATAATATAACAAAGTTAAACATGTCCTGAAGATGATCGCGATGACTTTAGCTGTCTCCTTTTGATCTGCGTCATTTATGACGATTACCGGACCGGACCGGACCCACCTTTGgacttacttttttttttttttttcgttttgtattttatattctatCAGAAGAATGAAATATATTCTATAGCTAATGAGCATCTAATTACAGTTAAGGTTTAATgatgttttaaaacaaaaaacaccGTAAagttttcctttcttttcgttttttttttttttgaagttcaGCTTCGgcttcatatttttaaaacctGAACGTTTGTATTAAgtaatttccttttaattaactatttatgCTCTTCTCGTATGATATTTCTATAATGCGTTAACAAGATATTTTCTATATGATTCTCATTAACACTCGCCGTGAAGGACAAGTGTTAATCTAAGATGTAATCGAGTAACGATATATTTGCTTTTACTGCTGATGTGCTTCCTTACCTCATCTCTAATACATGACCCACTAACAATTAAAGTCACCAATctatataactttttattgaTCTTCAAATCATTTCATCAACTTCATGTCATCTCTTGCTCACAAAGTTAGTGTTTATAATCTCGTTATTTATgaatatcattaattaattctatatcATGTTACTTGGCTTTTGCTCCCATCGAATTTATTGCTAACCAGCAAAATCTAGTATGGTATGGTATACTAGCTAGGAATTAAAATCCACATTGATTAAGATGGCATGCATGCACAAGCTATGGAAATTGTGCATTACTAAAACCACGAATGTTACCCACGTGATGCACGATAGGCAaatctcaattttatatttgattgtaaatatcaatgtAATGGTCTGCTATAATAACAATTGTAAATATCTAATGTAATATCAGTAGTTTAATGTATAatcagtaattaaaaaataataatatttacaaacttAAACAGTTAATTACATCTTACATTGAACAACAACAGCACTAGCCAAACCATATATATCCATGTGATCAAATTTAAAGTGGTAATTGGTTAGGATGGgggtgaaaaaaaatcaaaaaatcgGTGGTCGTTCACTACATTGAGTGGAAAAACAAGTTGTATTTCCTTTTCCCCCATTTTATCCATGAGCCTTTGACAAATATCAAAAGGATGGCAAGTAGTGGAGACGTATATAACAAGACCATCTATAtgtatcaaataaaaagtaaaagtcAATATGGTCCGACTACTGTTTTACGGTAAgtgtttcaaatttaaatgagTTTAGGGTTTATACACTTGTTTGGATTCACgtctttaatttatatttaagatGATTGTTATTCATAAGTATTCTAAAGGAAAGAGAGTGACGCACTTGCATACGCACACGGTATTTACATAGAgttcatatatattattaataaattaactaattaatagcCTTGATGACTTATTGACTTATTGGACGGTACTGCGCCAACACAAAGTGAACAATTTCCAACGATaccaaatttataaatagagagcCTTTTAATGCGCGTTTCTAGCTAGAAAGATTTATAATCGAAATtcgtaatttttaaagataaattgCTTGACAGATTGGATTatacagaaaaaaataaatttccagtaaaaatatagataaaattaatagttaaaTTTTCGGAAAGTTAAAttagttaaatgaaaaatgttgaCACGGTCTGTCAAAATTCTGAATGAAAATTACAGTTTTCGTTTTTGGTCCAAACtgggaaaattaaaaaaaaaacatgtatgTTCGAAgttcaatcaattttttaatatctgacttataattaatgagTAAGTTATTCTTACATCAATTTGTCAACCACTGATGATCTAGTTTTGCGTATTTTAGTTAACTAAGCAACTAAGCTTGCGCCATCCAATTCAAGAGCAacataaaaatcttttaaacgtgcgtgaatttttttaatcttttttttttgtgtggtTAAGTTACAATGTATCTAACTTACATCTAACTCGAGAGTTGCACT
It contains:
- the LOC102610185 gene encoding ABC transporter B family member 15-like is translated as MSGEKKARGSSEVTKTKNGSFRSIFMHADGVDMFFMVLGYIGAIGDGFSTPLVLFLTSKFMNNIGDVSNVPIDVFTHNINKNTVHLLYLALGSWVACFLEGYCWTRTGERQATRMRARYLKAVLRQDVGYFDLHVTSTAEVITSVSNDSLVIQDVISEKLPNFVMNASLFFGCYLVAFLMLWRLAIVGFPFVVLLVIPGFMYGRTLMSLARKMRDEYNKAGTIAEQAISSIRTVYAFVGESKTSIEFSSALQGSVQLGLKQGLAKGLAIGSNGVTFGIWSFLCYYGSRMVMYHGAQGGTVFAVGASIAVGGLALGAGLPNLKYFSEAMAAGERIMEMIKRVPKIDSDSMEGEILENVLGEVEFKCVQFAYPSRPESIIFKDFCLTIPAGKTVALVGGSGSGKSTVIALLQRFYAPLGGEIILDGVSIDKLQLKWLRSQMGLVSQEPALFATSIKENILFGKEDASMEEVIEAAKTSNAHNFIRQLPQQYDTQVGERGVQMSGGQKQRIAIARAIIKAPRILLLDEATSALDSESERVVQEALDKAVVGRTTIIIAHRLSTIRNADVIAVVQDGQVMETGSHDELIQAESGLYTSLVRLQTTTPDDNNNATMHSLASKSSNMDMNSTSSRRLSIVSLSSSANSFAQGRGASQSNEEDIKKLPVPSFRRLVALNAPEWKQATLGCVGATLFGAVQPIYAFAMGSMISVYFLTDHDEIKKKTSIYAFCFLGLAVFTLVINIIQHYNFAYMGEHLTKRIRERMLSKIFTFEVGWFDQDENSSGAICSRLAKDANVVRSLVGDRTALLVQTISAVIIAFTMGLFIAWRLALVMIAVQPLVIICFYARRVLLRSMSNKAIKAQAESSKLAAEAVSNLRTITAFSSQHRILKMLEKAQQGPRRESIRQSWYAGIGLAFSQSLASCTWALDFWYGGRLVADGYISSKALFETFMILVSTGRVIADAGSMTTDFAKGSDAVGSVFAVMDRYTKIEPEDPEGHQPERITGNIELQNVHFAYPARPDVMIFEGFSIKIEAGKSTALVGQSGSGKSTIIGLIERFYDPLKGDVKIDDRDIRSYHLRSLRRHIALVSQEPTLFAGTIRENIAYGASDEIDESEIVEAAKAANAHDFIAGLNEGYDTWCGDRGLQLSGGQKQRIAIARAILKNPAVLLLDEATSALDSQSEKVVQEALERLMVGRTSVVVAHRLSTIQNCDIIAVLDKGHVAEKGTHQSLLAMGPTGAYYSLVSLQRTPQNTTHATTTTN